The Achromobacter pestifer genome includes a region encoding these proteins:
- a CDS encoding 3-oxoacid CoA-transferase subunit B — protein sequence MFQPLTREAMARRLARDIPDGSYVNLGIGMPVLVAAHLPADREIVLHSENGILGMGPPPAEADINLDLINAGKQPVTLLEGGAYFHHADSFAMMRGGHLDICVMGGMQVAANGDLANWSLAKPGEAPAVGGAMDLAVGARSVYIMMEHNSKNGDPKIVERCTYPLTGAGVVDRIYTDLAVIEVTPDGLLVRDMIDGMTLSALQARTGAPLRAA from the coding sequence ATGTTCCAACCCCTGACCCGCGAGGCCATGGCGCGCCGCCTCGCCCGGGACATCCCCGACGGCAGCTATGTCAACCTGGGCATCGGCATGCCGGTACTGGTGGCCGCGCACCTGCCTGCCGACCGCGAGATCGTGCTGCACAGTGAAAACGGCATCCTCGGCATGGGCCCGCCGCCCGCCGAGGCCGACATCAACCTGGACCTGATCAACGCCGGCAAGCAGCCCGTGACCCTGCTCGAAGGCGGCGCGTACTTCCATCACGCGGATTCATTCGCGATGATGCGCGGCGGCCATCTGGACATCTGCGTCATGGGCGGCATGCAGGTCGCCGCCAACGGCGACCTGGCCAACTGGTCGCTGGCCAAGCCGGGAGAAGCGCCGGCCGTGGGCGGCGCGATGGACCTGGCGGTGGGCGCGCGCAGCGTCTATATCATGATGGAGCACAACAGCAAGAATGGCGACCCCAAGATCGTCGAGCGCTGCACCTATCCGCTGACGGGCGCCGGCGTGGTGGACCGCATCTATACCGACCTGGCCGTCATCGAGGTCACGCCAGACGGGCTGCTGGTTCGGGATATGATCGACGGCATGACTCTCTCAGCCCTACAGGCGCGCACTGGCGCGCCACTGCGCGCAGCCTGA
- a CDS encoding IclR family transcriptional regulator domain-containing protein: MRPNLPPPGYAAPLAAEDHPDQLRGDPDYMLTLARGLHVIRAFGTRRHPQTAAELSRRAGLPRAVVQRCLHTLILLGIAEQQGRLYVLTPRILGLGYAYFSSTPFVSLAQPVLEELSATINETCALAIMEGHEMLYLARSEVTRLLATSMGLGSRLPAYCTSIGRVLLAQLPEPALARYFAATELQPYTEFTVISEDGLRAELARIREQDYAVVDQELELNVRAISVAVRSASGKACGAVNVSVKAARVPLNRLTEDFLPPLRQAVERIGEFLAA; encoded by the coding sequence ATGCGGCCCAATCTTCCCCCGCCCGGCTATGCCGCGCCGCTCGCGGCGGAAGATCATCCCGACCAGCTGCGCGGCGATCCGGACTACATGCTGACGCTGGCGCGCGGCCTGCATGTGATCCGCGCCTTCGGCACGCGCCGCCATCCGCAAACCGCGGCCGAACTGAGCCGCCGCGCCGGCCTGCCGCGCGCCGTGGTGCAACGCTGCCTGCACACGCTGATCCTGCTGGGCATCGCCGAGCAGCAAGGCAGGCTCTATGTGCTGACGCCGCGCATCCTGGGCCTGGGCTATGCCTATTTTTCGTCCACGCCCTTCGTCTCGCTGGCGCAGCCGGTGCTGGAAGAACTGAGCGCCACGATCAACGAGACCTGCGCGCTGGCCATCATGGAAGGCCACGAAATGCTATACCTGGCGCGCTCCGAGGTCACCCGCCTGCTGGCGACCTCGATGGGGCTGGGCAGCCGGCTGCCGGCCTATTGCACCTCCATCGGCCGGGTGCTGCTGGCGCAGTTGCCGGAACCGGCGCTGGCCCGCTACTTCGCCGCGACGGAGCTGCAGCCGTACACGGAATTCACGGTCATCTCCGAAGACGGACTGCGCGCGGAACTCGCGCGCATCCGCGAGCAGGACTATGCGGTCGTCGACCAGGAGCTGGAACTGAACGTGCGCGCCATCTCGGTGGCGGTGCGCTCGGCCAGCGGCAAGGCCTGCGGCGCCGTCAACGTCAGCGTCAAGGCGGCGCGGGTGCCGCTGAACCGGCTGACGGAGGACTTCCTGCCGCCGTTGCGGCAGGCGGTGGAGAGAATCGGAGAGTTCCTGGCGGCCTGA
- a CDS encoding Bug family tripartite tricarboxylate transporter substrate binding protein yields the protein MTHASPLQSRRSTLKTLLCATLAATGLAAGAAHAADAWPSKPIKIIVPYTPGGSTDIVTRIVMDKLGTRLKQSIIIENRPGANSSVGSAIAAKAEPDGYTFLSILPAYIINFHLYKLGYKPADLTPVVQMADLPLFLFVAEEIPVKTVAELVAYARKNPDKLTYASSGNGSSAHLTGADFALQSKITMTHVAYKGSAPILADLLGGRVSMVFDPILVPMQYVKQNRLKALAFTGKERWPTEPSIPTMEEAGLPGFVTGSWAGLMAPAGTPAPVIDRMAREISEIVKEPDVRQKFLDAGFLPASGTTAQFATLMKTDSARYAEIIKQARISVD from the coding sequence ATGACGCATGCAAGCCCCTTGCAGTCCCGCCGCAGCACCCTCAAAACCCTGCTCTGCGCAACCTTGGCGGCAACCGGCCTGGCCGCCGGCGCCGCCCACGCGGCAGATGCCTGGCCCAGCAAGCCCATCAAGATCATCGTGCCGTACACCCCGGGGGGGTCGACCGACATCGTCACCCGCATCGTGATGGACAAGCTCGGAACGCGCCTGAAGCAAAGCATCATCATCGAGAACCGTCCCGGCGCCAACAGCAGCGTCGGCTCGGCCATCGCGGCCAAGGCGGAGCCGGACGGCTACACTTTTCTATCGATACTTCCGGCCTACATCATCAATTTCCATCTGTACAAGCTGGGCTACAAACCCGCCGACCTGACCCCCGTGGTGCAGATGGCCGACCTGCCGCTGTTCCTGTTCGTGGCCGAGGAAATCCCGGTGAAAACGGTGGCCGAACTGGTCGCCTACGCGCGCAAGAATCCGGACAAGCTCACCTATGCCTCCAGCGGCAACGGCTCCAGCGCGCACCTGACCGGCGCCGACTTCGCGCTGCAAAGCAAGATCACGATGACGCACGTGGCCTACAAGGGCAGCGCCCCCATTCTGGCCGACCTGCTGGGCGGCCGGGTCTCCATGGTGTTCGACCCCATCCTGGTGCCCATGCAGTACGTGAAGCAGAACCGGCTGAAGGCGCTGGCGTTCACCGGCAAGGAACGCTGGCCGACCGAGCCCTCGATCCCCACCATGGAAGAAGCCGGCCTGCCCGGCTTCGTCACCGGCTCCTGGGCCGGACTGATGGCGCCAGCCGGCACGCCCGCGCCGGTCATAGACCGCATGGCGCGCGAGATCAGCGAAATCGTCAAGGAACCCGACGTCAGGCAGAAATTCCTGGACGCGGGCTTCCTGCCGGCCAGCGGCACCACCGCGCAATTCGCGACGCTGATGAAGACGGACTCGGCGCGCTACGCCGAGATCATCAAGCAGGCCCGCATCAGCGTGGACTGA
- a CDS encoding 3-oxoacid CoA-transferase subunit A: protein MIDKFYDTPETAVADIHDGATVLISGFGGAGMPTELIHALIAQGARELTVVSNNAGNHETGLAALIKAGRVRKVICSFPKASHSWVFDEFYRQGRIELECVPQGTIAERLRAAGAGLGGFYTPTAYGTELARGKETRMIDGRGHVFEHPLHGDFALVKADLADRWGNLTYNKSARNFGPVMCMAAKTAIVQVRAKVALGELSPEAVVTPGIFVKRVTQVANAAFSS from the coding sequence ATGATCGACAAGTTCTATGACACGCCCGAAACCGCCGTTGCGGACATACACGACGGCGCCACCGTGCTGATCAGCGGCTTCGGCGGCGCCGGCATGCCCACGGAACTGATCCACGCGCTGATCGCACAGGGCGCGCGCGAACTTACCGTGGTCAGCAACAACGCCGGCAACCACGAAACCGGCCTGGCCGCGTTGATCAAGGCCGGGCGCGTGCGCAAGGTGATCTGCTCGTTTCCGAAGGCCTCGCACTCCTGGGTCTTCGACGAGTTCTACCGCCAGGGCCGCATCGAACTGGAATGCGTGCCGCAAGGCACCATCGCCGAGCGCCTGCGGGCGGCGGGGGCCGGCCTGGGCGGGTTCTATACGCCCACGGCCTACGGCACCGAACTGGCGCGCGGAAAGGAAACGCGCATGATCGACGGCCGCGGCCACGTCTTCGAACATCCCTTGCACGGCGACTTCGCGCTGGTGAAAGCCGACCTGGCCGATCGCTGGGGCAACCTCACCTACAACAAGAGCGCGCGCAACTTCGGACCCGTCATGTGCATGGCGGCCAAGACCGCCATCGTGCAGGTGCGCGCCAAGGTCGCGCTGGGCGAACTGTCGCCCGAGGCCGTGGTGACGCCGGGCATCTTCGTCAAGCGCGTCACCCAGGTCGCCAACGCCGCCTTTTCCAGCTAG
- a CDS encoding L-threonylcarbamoyladenylate synthase has protein sequence MTSLPPSASANAAEIAQAAQRMLDGELAAFPTETVYGLGADAENPQAVAKIYAAKGRPSNHPVIVHIAPQGDLSYWAAEVPQEARLLIDAFWPGPLTLILKRAPHIVDTVSGGQDSIGIRCPSHPVAQALLAAFAAGKPNGQGGVAAPSANKFGQVSPTRAEHVRSEFPEEVAAGMPVLEGGASEVGIESTILDLSRLDRGAGPVLLRPGHISAAQIEAVLGVQVFAPDAAAPRASGTLKAHYAPRTALELASDARLRDVVRGQGLPEGKVVVVAYGDRPDALDVRVQWQAVPADPARYAQALYGLLRDLDQQGYARIIVQAPPATDDWHAVNDRIGRAAAAFTLDTTDL, from the coding sequence ATGACTTCCTTGCCCCCGTCAGCTTCCGCCAACGCCGCGGAGATCGCCCAGGCCGCGCAGCGCATGCTGGACGGCGAGCTGGCCGCATTCCCCACCGAGACCGTCTACGGCCTGGGTGCGGACGCGGAGAACCCACAAGCGGTCGCCAAGATCTACGCCGCCAAGGGCCGGCCTTCCAACCATCCCGTCATCGTGCACATCGCGCCGCAAGGCGACCTGTCGTACTGGGCGGCGGAAGTGCCGCAAGAGGCGCGCCTGCTGATCGATGCCTTCTGGCCCGGTCCGCTCACGCTGATCCTCAAGCGCGCGCCGCACATCGTCGACACGGTCAGCGGCGGCCAGGACAGCATCGGCATCCGCTGCCCCTCGCATCCGGTGGCGCAGGCGCTGCTGGCGGCTTTTGCCGCGGGCAAGCCCAACGGGCAGGGCGGCGTCGCGGCGCCGTCGGCCAACAAGTTCGGCCAGGTGTCGCCGACGCGCGCCGAGCACGTGCGCAGCGAGTTCCCCGAGGAAGTCGCGGCCGGCATGCCGGTGCTGGAAGGCGGCGCTTCGGAAGTGGGCATCGAGTCCACCATCCTCGACCTGTCGCGCCTGGACCGTGGCGCCGGCCCCGTGCTGCTGCGTCCCGGCCACATCAGCGCCGCGCAGATCGAAGCCGTGCTGGGCGTGCAGGTCTTCGCGCCCGACGCCGCCGCGCCGCGCGCTTCGGGCACGCTGAAGGCGCACTACGCGCCGCGCACGGCGCTGGAGCTGGCCTCGGACGCGCGTCTGCGGGACGTGGTGCGGGGGCAGGGACTGCCCGAAGGCAAGGTCGTGGTGGTCGCCTACGGCGATCGTCCCGATGCGCTCGACGTCCGGGTGCAGTGGCAGGCCGTGCCCGCCGATCCGGCGCGCTATGCGCAGGCGCTCTATGGCCTGCTGCGCGACCTGGACCAGCAGGGCTACGCCCGCATCATCGTGCAGGCGCCGCCCGCCACCGATGACTGGCACGCGGTCAACGACCGTATCGGCCGCGCCGCCGCCGCTTTCACGCTGGACACGACGGACCTGTAG
- a CDS encoding IclR family transcriptional regulator, with translation MTQTRNAEDSPLFIAALARGVSVLRAFSEGQPAMTLPELAEATGLSKSAVQRFTHTLWTLGYLRKDPVSKKFSLGPWSLELGMKYVQTSPLVLGGNPFLHTLNRNSQETCSLAEPDGLDMVYVARFATHKEMFVNMPVGMRLPLYCTAAGRAVLARLDPAVARGLLERCDRKSYTAATITDMDALLAELEFARRQGYARSNGEFYPGDITVSAAVLDAGGTPAGAVNVSVPSSRWSFEQAQAVFGPQVVETAHAISASRTLGRSRPFYEMEPPGGALRDAMPFAGDEA, from the coding sequence ATGACGCAGACCCGAAACGCCGAGGATTCCCCATTGTTCATTGCCGCGCTGGCACGCGGCGTCTCCGTCCTGCGGGCCTTCAGCGAGGGCCAGCCCGCCATGACCTTGCCGGAACTGGCGGAAGCGACAGGACTGAGCAAGAGTGCGGTGCAGCGCTTCACCCACACGCTGTGGACCCTGGGCTATCTGCGCAAGGATCCCGTGAGCAAGAAGTTTTCGCTGGGCCCCTGGTCGCTGGAGCTGGGCATGAAGTACGTGCAGACCAGCCCGCTGGTGCTGGGCGGCAATCCCTTCCTGCACACGCTCAACCGCAACAGTCAGGAAACCTGCAGCCTGGCCGAGCCCGACGGCTTGGACATGGTCTATGTGGCGCGCTTTGCCACTCACAAGGAAATGTTCGTGAACATGCCGGTGGGCATGCGCTTGCCGCTGTACTGCACGGCGGCGGGCCGGGCGGTGCTGGCCAGGTTGGATCCGGCGGTGGCGCGTGGCCTGTTGGAACGCTGCGACCGCAAGTCCTACACCGCCGCCACGATCACCGACATGGATGCGCTGCTCGCCGAACTGGAGTTCGCCCGCCGCCAAGGCTATGCGCGCTCCAACGGCGAGTTCTATCCGGGTGACATCACAGTCAGCGCCGCGGTGCTGGATGCCGGCGGCACGCCGGCGGGGGCGGTCAACGTGTCGGTGCCGTCCAGCCGTTGGTCGTTCGAGCAGGCGCAGGCGGTGTTCGGGCCGCAAGTGGTGGAAACGGCGCACGCCATCAGCGCGTCGCGCACGCTGGGGCGGTCGCGCCCCTTCTATGAAATGGAGCCGCCCGGTGGCGCCCTGCGCGACGCGATGCCGTTCGCGGGCGACGAGGCCTGA
- a CDS encoding ABC transporter substrate-binding protein has product MKLKSILLGLAAASLLVHAGAQARTLDEIRADQSLNVVTTASAPPHGFKNPKSNQLEGIMVDVAAAVAKHLKVSDKLSDVPFSGLIPTLTSGRADVMSAPLFITEERARAIDFSAPVYEWGEGIVVSDKADKKYAKFEDMKGQRVGVLVDSVQFNMIKDMPGTKVSTYQDYSTLLADVRAGRIDLGIVDPPSIIYQIKTKNIPGVKLDTGYQPQRKWQVGMAVQKGNAALLDAVNGALAQMKQSGELAAIGQKWGVADLMSK; this is encoded by the coding sequence ATGAAACTCAAATCCATCCTGTTGGGCCTGGCTGCCGCCAGCCTGCTGGTCCACGCCGGCGCGCAGGCGCGCACGCTGGACGAGATCCGCGCGGACCAGAGCCTGAACGTGGTTACCACGGCGTCCGCGCCGCCGCACGGCTTCAAGAACCCGAAGTCGAACCAGCTGGAGGGCATTATGGTGGACGTGGCCGCGGCCGTGGCCAAGCACTTGAAGGTGTCGGACAAGCTGTCCGATGTGCCGTTCTCCGGCCTGATTCCCACCCTGACCTCGGGCCGCGCCGACGTCATGTCGGCGCCGCTCTTCATCACCGAGGAACGCGCCCGCGCCATCGATTTTTCGGCGCCTGTCTACGAATGGGGCGAGGGCATCGTGGTCAGCGACAAGGCTGACAAGAAGTACGCCAAGTTCGAAGACATGAAGGGCCAGCGCGTCGGCGTGCTGGTGGACTCGGTGCAGTTCAACATGATCAAGGACATGCCTGGCACCAAGGTGTCGACGTACCAGGACTATTCCACGCTGCTGGCCGACGTGCGCGCGGGCCGCATCGACCTGGGCATCGTGGATCCGCCCAGCATCATCTACCAGATCAAGACCAAGAACATCCCGGGCGTGAAGCTCGATACCGGCTACCAGCCGCAGCGCAAGTGGCAGGTGGGCATGGCGGTGCAGAAGGGCAACGCCGCATTGCTGGATGCGGTCAACGGCGCGCTGGCGCAGATGAAGCAGAGCGGCGAACTCGCCGCCATCGGGCAGAAGTGGGGCGTGGCCGACCTGATGAGCAAGTAA
- a CDS encoding arginase family protein codes for MGLPSVRAAGTGAARACVVGIPFDCGTHPFRVGSRQGPDAIREQSRLLRPVDIFRRNGIDNPREFLRAVDVGNVACHPGDPDASYPLIEAGIGAILDSGAIPISMGGDGAVTLPQLRAVARRHPDFVVLHFDSHTDTYPIPGYNTATTFTRAAEEGLLDVASSFHVGTRGSSFMPGVLEFGREVGYTILPYDDFDQDQKGALEQIKQRIGQRPVYLCFDMDIFDPSCAPGVCTPEWGGLSAKEGLALLRQLAGLNFVAFDVNTVSPPQDVQGATAFLAATVMQEFCALAAVAVQQYPQGRPA; via the coding sequence ATGGGCCTGCCTTCCGTACGCGCCGCCGGCACGGGGGCGGCGCGCGCCTGCGTGGTCGGCATCCCCTTCGATTGCGGCACGCATCCGTTCCGGGTGGGTTCGCGCCAGGGGCCGGACGCGATCCGCGAGCAGTCCAGGCTGCTGCGGCCGGTCGACATCTTCCGGCGCAATGGCATCGACAACCCGCGTGAATTCCTGCGCGCCGTCGACGTGGGCAACGTGGCCTGCCATCCGGGCGATCCGGACGCCTCCTATCCGCTGATCGAGGCCGGCATCGGCGCCATCCTGGATTCGGGCGCCATTCCGATTTCCATGGGGGGCGACGGCGCGGTCACGCTGCCGCAGCTGCGCGCCGTGGCGCGCCGCCATCCGGATTTCGTGGTGCTGCATTTCGATTCGCATACCGACACCTATCCCATCCCTGGCTACAACACGGCCACCACGTTTACGCGCGCCGCCGAAGAGGGGCTGCTGGACGTGGCCTCCAGTTTCCACGTCGGCACGCGCGGCAGCTCTTTCATGCCGGGGGTGCTGGAGTTCGGGCGCGAGGTCGGCTACACGATCCTGCCTTACGACGATTTCGACCAGGACCAGAAGGGCGCGCTGGAACAGATCAAGCAGCGCATCGGCCAGCGTCCGGTGTATCTGTGCTTCGACATGGACATCTTCGACCCCTCCTGCGCGCCGGGCGTGTGCACGCCGGAGTGGGGCGGGCTCTCGGCCAAGGAAGGGCTGGCGCTGCTGCGCCAACTCGCGGGCCTGAACTTCGTGGCGTTCGACGTGAACACTGTGTCGCCGCCGCAAGACGTGCAGGGGGCCACGGCCTTCCTGGCCGCCACCGTCATGCAGGAATTCTGCGCGCTGGCGGCGGTAGCGGTGCAGCAGTATCCGCAGGGGCGCCCGGCCTGA
- a CDS encoding amino acid ABC transporter ATP-binding protein produces the protein MDGLNYAAPIITMQGVCKWYGDFQVLDDLALEVLPGEKLILCGPSGSGKSTTIRLLNRLEEHQKGRIVVDGIELNDDLKNIERIRAEVGMVFQHFNLFPHLTVLDNCTLAPMLVKGVPREEAEARAMEYLERVKIPQHASKYPGQLSGGQKQRVAIARALCMRPKIMLFDEPTSALDPEMVKEVLDTMVALARDGMTMVCVTHEMGFAREVGDRVVFMDQGAIVEADTPDNFFRAPRTERAQAFLGQILG, from the coding sequence ATGGATGGATTGAACTACGCCGCCCCTATCATCACGATGCAGGGCGTATGCAAATGGTATGGTGACTTCCAGGTGCTCGACGACCTGGCGCTGGAGGTGCTGCCGGGCGAGAAACTGATCCTGTGCGGGCCGTCCGGCTCCGGCAAGTCCACCACCATCCGGCTTTTGAACCGGCTTGAGGAACACCAGAAAGGCCGCATCGTGGTCGACGGCATCGAACTGAACGACGACCTGAAGAACATCGAGCGCATCCGCGCCGAGGTCGGCATGGTGTTCCAGCATTTCAACCTGTTCCCGCACCTGACGGTGCTGGACAACTGCACGTTGGCGCCGATGCTGGTGAAGGGCGTTCCGCGCGAGGAAGCCGAAGCCCGCGCCATGGAATACCTGGAACGCGTCAAGATCCCGCAGCACGCGTCCAAGTATCCGGGCCAGCTGTCCGGCGGCCAGAAGCAGCGCGTGGCGATCGCGCGCGCCCTGTGCATGCGGCCCAAGATCATGCTGTTTGACGAGCCCACGTCCGCGCTGGACCCCGAAATGGTCAAGGAAGTGCTGGACACCATGGTGGCGCTGGCGCGCGACGGCATGACCATGGTCTGCGTGACCCACGAAATGGGTTTCGCGCGCGAGGTCGGCGACCGCGTGGTCTTCATGGACCAGGGCGCCATCGTCGAGGCCGATACGCCGGACAATTTCTTCCGCGCGCCGCGCACCGAACGCGCGCAGGCCTTCCTGGGGCAGATATTGGGTTGA
- a CDS encoding amino acid ABC transporter permease, giving the protein MDLATLRMYLTPLAEGTVWTLALFFSSAFLAVALGLVVCLCRLSPSRLLSRGARLYIDVIRGTPLLLQLFYIYYGLPEMGVVINGFVAGVLGLTLNFGAYLAELFRSGIQSVDSGQYEAARALGLGKVQRLRRIVLPQALRTVFPALGNYALVLIKETSLVAVISVYELMRAGEMLAGATFQALTVYTMVGVIYFAMCSVLAYVFRRSEKRLTVPGYWSGAGENHDISKA; this is encoded by the coding sequence TTGGATCTCGCGACCCTGCGCATGTACCTGACCCCCTTGGCCGAGGGCACGGTCTGGACCCTGGCGCTGTTTTTTTCTTCGGCATTCCTGGCGGTGGCCCTGGGCCTGGTCGTCTGTCTGTGCCGCCTGTCGCCGTCGCGGCTGCTCAGCCGCGGCGCGCGTCTTTATATCGACGTGATACGCGGCACGCCGCTGCTGTTGCAGCTGTTCTACATCTATTACGGCCTGCCTGAAATGGGCGTGGTCATCAACGGCTTCGTCGCCGGCGTGCTGGGCCTGACGCTGAATTTCGGCGCCTATCTGGCGGAGCTGTTCCGCAGCGGCATCCAGTCGGTGGACAGCGGACAGTACGAGGCGGCGCGCGCGCTGGGTCTGGGCAAGGTGCAGCGGCTGCGCCGCATCGTCTTGCCACAGGCGCTGCGCACCGTGTTTCCGGCGCTGGGCAACTACGCGCTGGTGCTGATCAAGGAAACCTCGCTGGTGGCCGTCATCAGCGTCTACGAGCTGATGCGCGCGGGCGAAATGCTGGCGGGCGCCACCTTCCAGGCGCTGACCGTCTACACCATGGTGGGCGTCATCTACTTCGCCATGTGCAGCGTGCTGGCCTACGTGTTCCGCCGTTCCGAAAAACGCCTGACCGTGCCGGGTTACTGGAGCGGGGCGGGCGAAAACCATGACATTTCGAAGGCCTGA
- a CDS encoding amino acid ABC transporter substrate-binding protein produces the protein MKRSILFAASAIALACASQAAVAGPTLDAVKKKGFVQCGLTDGVSGFSATDSKGEWEGMDVDICRAVAAAVFGDPTKFKGTPLSTQQRFTALQSGEVDVLLRTVTLTQTRDTSLGLAAVAASFYDGQGILVNKKLGVKSAKELNGATVCVQPGTTTELNLADWFRTNNIEFKPVVIDKVTEVVRAFESGRCDAFTDDSSQLAAVRATQVAKPDDYEILPERFSKEPLGPMVRQGDENWLGIVRWTLFALLEAEEYGITQKNVDEMLKSKNPNVLRILGVTPGAGKNMGLDEKWAYNAIKAVGNYSEVFERNVGKDSKLGLQRGTNALWNNGGAMYPWPIR, from the coding sequence ATGAAGCGGTCCATCTTGTTTGCAGCCAGCGCCATTGCCCTGGCTTGCGCGTCCCAGGCGGCGGTGGCGGGGCCCACCCTCGACGCCGTGAAGAAAAAAGGATTTGTGCAGTGCGGTCTGACCGACGGCGTATCCGGTTTTTCGGCGACTGACAGCAAGGGCGAATGGGAAGGCATGGACGTGGACATCTGCCGCGCGGTCGCCGCGGCGGTGTTCGGTGATCCGACCAAATTCAAGGGTACGCCGCTGTCCACGCAGCAACGCTTCACCGCGCTGCAATCGGGCGAAGTGGACGTGCTGCTGCGCACCGTCACGCTGACGCAGACCCGCGACACCTCGCTGGGGTTGGCCGCCGTGGCCGCCAGTTTCTATGATGGCCAGGGCATCCTGGTGAACAAGAAGCTGGGCGTCAAAAGCGCCAAGGAACTCAACGGCGCCACGGTCTGCGTGCAGCCGGGCACCACCACCGAACTCAACCTGGCCGACTGGTTCCGCACCAACAACATCGAGTTCAAGCCGGTGGTGATTGACAAGGTGACCGAAGTCGTGCGCGCCTTCGAGTCGGGCCGCTGCGATGCCTTTACCGACGACTCCTCGCAACTGGCCGCGGTGCGCGCCACCCAGGTCGCCAAGCCGGACGACTACGAGATCCTGCCGGAGCGCTTCTCCAAGGAGCCGCTGGGCCCCATGGTGCGCCAGGGCGACGAGAACTGGCTGGGCATCGTGCGCTGGACGCTGTTCGCGCTGCTGGAAGCCGAGGAATACGGCATCACGCAGAAGAACGTGGACGAAATGTTGAAGAGCAAGAACCCCAACGTCTTGCGCATCCTGGGCGTGACGCCGGGGGCGGGCAAGAACATGGGGCTGGATGAAAAATGGGCCTACAACGCCATCAAGGCGGTGGGCAACTACAGCGAAGTGTTCGAGCGCAACGTCGGCAAGGACAGCAAGCTCGGCCTGCAACGCGGCACCAACGCGCTGTGGAACAACGGCGGCGCCATGTATCCCTGGCCGATCCGCTGA